In Halorientalis sp. LT38, a genomic segment contains:
- a CDS encoding phosphoglycerate kinase, with the protein MGIPTLSDLAVDGRTVGVRVDINSPLDEDGRLADDARLHAHVGTLQELLERGGKLAVLAHQGRPGGDEFATLEDHAARLDELLDYPISYCDGTFSSDARAAVAALDPGEAVLLENTRFYSEEYMEFPPDECAQTHLVERLSPVFDAFVNDAFAAAHRSQPSIVGFPGRVDSYAGRVMERELEVLNRIEETPRPRVYALGGAKIADALEVAESVLKRGLADQVLTSGMTGNAFLAASGVDIGEPSLEAITDRDATAVDQAAALLEEYGDRIRVPEDVAVERDGERVELTVDELPADAPALDVGANTQAAYADVFETAGTAILNGPPGVFEDEQFAQGTREIFGAATRAEYSIVGGGDTAASLRRLGIEGFDHVSTGGGAALRLLTGGTLPAVEVLRE; encoded by the coding sequence ATGGGGATACCGACGCTCTCGGACCTCGCCGTCGACGGACGGACGGTGGGGGTGCGCGTTGACATCAACAGCCCGTTGGACGAGGACGGCCGCCTCGCCGACGACGCCCGGCTGCACGCGCACGTCGGCACGCTGCAGGAACTGCTCGAACGCGGCGGCAAACTCGCCGTCCTGGCGCACCAGGGACGACCCGGCGGCGACGAGTTCGCCACGCTCGAAGACCACGCCGCCCGCCTCGACGAACTGCTGGACTACCCGATCTCGTACTGCGACGGCACCTTCTCGTCCGACGCGAGAGCCGCCGTCGCGGCGCTCGACCCGGGCGAGGCCGTCCTCCTCGAGAACACCCGCTTCTACAGCGAGGAGTACATGGAGTTCCCGCCCGATGAGTGCGCCCAGACCCACCTCGTCGAACGGCTCTCGCCCGTCTTCGACGCCTTCGTCAACGACGCGTTCGCCGCCGCCCACCGCTCGCAACCCTCCATCGTCGGCTTCCCGGGCCGGGTCGACAGCTACGCCGGGCGCGTGATGGAGCGCGAGCTCGAAGTGCTCAACCGGATCGAGGAGACGCCCAGGCCCCGCGTCTACGCGCTCGGCGGCGCGAAGATCGCCGACGCCCTCGAGGTCGCGGAGAGCGTCTTGAAACGAGGACTGGCCGATCAGGTCCTCACGAGTGGTATGACCGGTAACGCCTTCCTGGCGGCCAGCGGCGTCGATATCGGCGAGCCGTCGCTCGAAGCCATCACCGACCGCGACGCGACGGCCGTCGACCAGGCCGCCGCGCTGCTGGAGGAATACGGCGACCGGATCCGCGTCCCCGAGGACGTGGCCGTCGAGCGCGACGGCGAGCGCGTGGAACTCACCGTCGACGAGTTACCGGCCGACGCGCCGGCGCTGGACGTCGGCGCCAACACGCAGGCCGCCTACGCGGACGTGTTCGAGACGGCCGGGACGGCCATCCTGAACGGGCCGCCCGGCGTCTTCGAGGACGAGCAGTTCGCCCAGGGCACGCGCGAGATCTTCGGTGCGGCGACCCGCGCGGAGTACAGCATCGTCGGCGGCGGCGACACGGCCGCCTCGCTCCGGCGACTGGGAATCGAGGGGTTCGATCACGTCAGCACCGGCGGCGGTGCGGCCCTCCGGTTGCTCACCGGCGGGACGCTGCCGGCGGTCGAAGTCCTCCGCGAGTAG
- a CDS encoding DUF7521 family protein: protein MYANAALLTVAKTATLLFGGILTLLSLRAYRRTGSPALRALTVGIGLVTIGAILGGVLHQLFGLPLRTGASFQSVFTAIGFAILTYSLYTDSPVPDRDCPSGGRTADD from the coding sequence ATGTACGCGAACGCGGCGCTCCTGACCGTCGCGAAGACAGCGACGCTGCTGTTCGGTGGCATCCTCACGCTGTTGTCACTGCGGGCGTATCGGCGCACGGGGTCGCCCGCCCTGCGGGCCCTGACCGTCGGGATCGGCCTCGTCACGATCGGCGCGATTCTGGGCGGCGTCCTCCACCAGTTGTTCGGACTCCCGCTCCGGACCGGTGCCAGCTTCCAGAGCGTGTTCACCGCTATCGGATTCGCAATCCTGACCTACTCGCTGTACACGGATTCACCGGTGCCCGACCGCGACTGCCCGTCGGGGGGCCGGACGGCTGACGACTGA
- a CDS encoding GNAT family N-acetyltransferase gives MRIERPDVDAADALADLWVDLAAEQRAVGSHLRADANRDSIGENVRRAIVSDGLYVAVAAEDDDYEAEAGDVLGFVMFSASEELLATTATRGTVENLYVRPPYRGSGIGSELLAAAEADLAERGVDAVKLEVLADNEAARRFYRRHGYDPHRLQLEKPVESDNHSKD, from the coding sequence GTGCGCATCGAACGCCCGGACGTGGATGCGGCCGACGCCCTCGCAGACCTCTGGGTCGACCTGGCCGCGGAACAGCGGGCCGTCGGCTCGCACCTCCGGGCGGACGCGAACCGCGATTCCATCGGCGAGAACGTTCGCCGGGCCATCGTCTCCGACGGCCTCTACGTCGCGGTCGCAGCGGAAGACGACGACTACGAGGCCGAGGCCGGCGATGTCCTCGGGTTCGTCATGTTCAGCGCGAGCGAGGAGTTGCTCGCCACCACGGCGACCCGGGGGACCGTCGAGAACCTCTACGTGCGGCCACCGTACCGCGGTTCGGGGATCGGCAGCGAGTTGCTGGCGGCCGCCGAGGCGGACCTGGCCGAGCGCGGCGTGGACGCGGTGAAACTCGAGGTGCTGGCGGACAACGAGGCCGCACGGCGGTTCTATCGGCGCCACGGGTACGATCCCCACCGGCTGCAACTGGAGAAGCCGGTGGAAAGCGACAATCACTCAAAGGACTAG
- a CDS encoding extracellular solute-binding protein, which produces MDALTRRSVLTGIGGTAVVGGLGAAVYGGSTAGGEERPSALVAGSLLRVAKQVPGASVEAHGSVAVRQLIRDGLREPDAVALADPRLFAGLAPDVTAFATNALVLAYNPDSPHAAALRDDWAGTVQQSGVEIGRTDPAVDPLGYRTVMALVLAAEDGLLSADRALANARQFPETELGNVLERGDLDAAFVYRNMAVERDLPTVGLPESIDFSTPAAADSYARATYALDDRTVRGRPIQYAATALTDAGEAWIDRLVSGGTRLRESGFAVPETYPRAIESTE; this is translated from the coding sequence ATGGATGCGCTGACACGTCGGAGTGTGCTCACGGGAATCGGTGGGACCGCTGTCGTCGGCGGACTCGGAGCGGCGGTCTACGGTGGCTCGACAGCCGGCGGTGAGGAGCGCCCGTCGGCGCTCGTGGCTGGCAGCCTGCTGCGCGTCGCGAAGCAGGTCCCGGGTGCGAGCGTCGAGGCACACGGGAGCGTGGCGGTCCGCCAGCTGATTCGCGACGGGCTCCGGGAACCGGACGCCGTCGCACTGGCGGATCCGCGGCTGTTCGCGGGCCTCGCCCCGGACGTCACCGCCTTCGCGACGAACGCGCTGGTGCTCGCCTACAACCCAGACTCGCCGCACGCGGCCGCGCTACGCGACGACTGGGCGGGGACCGTCCAGCAGTCGGGCGTCGAGATCGGGCGGACCGATCCGGCCGTCGACCCGCTCGGCTACCGGACGGTGATGGCCCTCGTATTGGCGGCCGAGGATGGGTTGCTCTCGGCCGACCGGGCGCTCGCGAACGCGCGGCAGTTCCCGGAGACCGAACTGGGCAACGTCCTCGAACGTGGCGATCTGGACGCCGCCTTCGTCTACCGGAACATGGCGGTCGAACGCGACCTCCCGACCGTCGGGCTCCCGGAGTCGATCGACTTCTCGACGCCGGCGGCGGCCGACAGCTACGCCCGGGCGACGTACGCCCTCGACGACCGCACGGTTCGCGGAAGGCCCATCCAGTACGCGGCGACCGCGCTGACCGACGCTGGCGAGGCGTGGATCGACCGGCTCGTATCGGGCGGGACGCGATTGCGTGAGTCGGGGTTCGCGGTCCCCGAGACGTATCCCCGGGCGATCGAATCGACCGAGTGA
- a CDS encoding ArsR family transcriptional regulator: MEPPLASWMTQVDRDVLALLRNGDERELVLTPGVIAVNTDWKRQTVREHLLRLSEAGLVEYQDESRALYRLSGRGHRYLRGDLAVEALEADD; the protein is encoded by the coding sequence ATGGAGCCGCCCCTGGCCTCGTGGATGACACAGGTCGACCGCGACGTGCTGGCCCTGCTCCGCAACGGGGACGAACGAGAACTCGTCCTCACTCCGGGCGTCATCGCGGTCAACACGGACTGGAAGCGCCAGACCGTTCGCGAGCACCTGCTCCGCCTCTCGGAAGCCGGCCTGGTCGAGTATCAGGACGAGTCCCGCGCCCTCTATCGGCTCTCCGGTCGCGGCCACCGGTACCTGCGCGGGGATCTCGCAGTCGAGGCGCTCGAAGCCGACGACTGA
- a CDS encoding HEAT repeat domain-containing protein: protein MTDFAMESARGRAPEEDADPLTETRIRDRLSVDDPRTRRDAVLALVDRASEAGLAPETRERLVEVARGDDDPDVRQFAVEALGAAGGSASAVVTALDDADEWVRAEAVVALSRVDGDVAGPLRAAVEDDSGWVRRNAVIALGKREAASWDLLVDRLKNDPHSPSREYAATFLPDYVDEAGEDLEGGDAEGAGDVAEAVRLLAAVLARDPDAFVRAKAAVSLGDLGTGRAREALEEQGLGDRSDDVQRAAKRALARARGEDPEEVDVSDCGPDVPGGELAPSGAGSHPDAPGGGRGNHQPSGPGPSPSREGFGGSKRPRPGDGPGGPGY from the coding sequence ATGACCGACTTCGCGATGGAGAGCGCCCGCGGTCGGGCGCCCGAGGAGGACGCCGATCCACTCACCGAAACGCGAATCCGCGACCGGCTCTCGGTCGACGATCCGCGAACCCGCCGGGACGCGGTCCTCGCGCTGGTCGATCGCGCGTCGGAAGCGGGACTCGCCCCCGAGACGCGAGAGCGGTTGGTCGAAGTCGCGCGCGGTGACGACGATCCGGACGTGCGCCAGTTCGCCGTCGAGGCGCTGGGTGCGGCCGGCGGCTCGGCGTCGGCGGTCGTGACCGCGCTGGACGACGCGGACGAGTGGGTCCGCGCTGAAGCGGTCGTCGCGCTCTCGCGTGTCGACGGGGACGTCGCCGGGCCGCTACGCGCGGCCGTCGAGGACGACAGCGGCTGGGTTCGGCGCAACGCGGTGATCGCCCTGGGCAAGCGCGAGGCCGCCTCCTGGGACCTGCTGGTCGACCGGCTGAAGAACGACCCCCACTCACCGAGTCGGGAGTACGCGGCGACGTTCCTGCCGGACTACGTCGACGAGGCGGGCGAGGACCTGGAAGGGGGCGACGCGGAGGGAGCCGGCGACGTCGCCGAGGCTGTGCGGTTGCTGGCCGCCGTGCTCGCCCGCGATCCGGACGCCTTCGTCCGTGCGAAAGCCGCCGTTTCCCTCGGCGACCTCGGCACCGGACGGGCCCGTGAGGCGCTCGAGGAACAGGGGCTGGGCGATCGCTCCGACGACGTCCAGCGGGCCGCGAAGCGCGCGCTGGCCCGCGCTCGTGGCGAAGATCCGGAGGAGGTCGACGTCTCGGACTGCGGCCCCGACGTGCCTGGCGGGGAACTCGCACCCAGCGGCGCGGGGTCCCACCCGGACGCGCCTGGCGGCGGTCGGGGCAATCATCAACCGAGCGGTCCCGGCCCCTCGCCCTCGCGCGAAGGGTTCGGGGGTTCGAAGAGGCCCCGCCCCGGCGACGGACCGGGCGGTCCCGGCTACTGA
- a CDS encoding TorD/DmsD family molecular chaperone, which translates to MTDDTFPDDGPEPDRHAARSALYGALAAVFVYPDEETVADLTAADAAEGVLEAAETLGCRDEASQFLDALAGTDVADLESSYNDLFGIPGGDGSYAVVPYEAEYTVGDDVSLAQRRIATVAGLLDAFDLERSPDFAERHDHLALELELMQLLSAQRAASLAADADDRAGDLERIEATLLEHHLGDFLPSLAHDLRETTEDEVYLAAADLGEKLVTADLAAHPPSDVAVDGELTAPPGVSAR; encoded by the coding sequence ATGACAGACGACACCTTTCCCGACGACGGACCCGAACCGGACCGCCACGCGGCCCGGAGCGCACTCTACGGCGCGCTAGCGGCCGTCTTCGTCTATCCGGACGAGGAGACGGTGGCGGACCTGACGGCCGCCGACGCCGCCGAGGGCGTGCTGGAAGCCGCCGAGACGCTCGGCTGTCGCGACGAGGCGTCCCAGTTCCTCGACGCGCTCGCAGGAACGGACGTGGCCGACCTCGAATCGAGTTACAACGACCTGTTCGGCATCCCGGGCGGCGACGGCTCCTACGCCGTCGTCCCCTACGAGGCCGAGTACACGGTCGGCGACGACGTGAGTCTGGCCCAGCGCCGGATCGCGACGGTCGCCGGCCTGCTCGACGCGTTCGACCTGGAGCGCTCGCCCGACTTCGCCGAGCGCCACGACCACCTCGCGCTGGAACTGGAGCTGATGCAACTGCTCTCTGCCCAGCGCGCCGCGTCGCTGGCGGCCGACGCCGATGACAGGGCGGGCGACCTCGAACGGATCGAGGCCACCCTGCTGGAGCACCACCTCGGCGACTTCCTGCCGTCGCTGGCCCACGACCTCCGCGAGACGACCGAGGACGAGGTCTACCTGGCGGCCGCCGATCTCGGTGAGAAACTCGTCACCGCGGACCTCGCCGCGCATCCGCCGAGCGACGTGGCCGTGGACGGCGAACTCACCGCCCCACCGGGGGTGAGCGCGCGATGA
- a CDS encoding HPP family protein, with amino-acid sequence MRGLLPGWARYEPSRPLVDAAYAGALLVVTGGLTWATGEAFVFPSLGPTAYLLATVHTEIQTARRVIGGHLIGIVAGLVAYHALASGASIVPASPAYSIEQLRLVASAVLSVTLTTAGMRTTGTEHAPACATTLIVSLGLLSTLVEATFVFVSVCLLYAVHLGGKRALGAVAG; translated from the coding sequence ATGCGAGGACTGTTGCCGGGCTGGGCGCGGTACGAGCCGTCCCGACCGCTGGTCGACGCTGCCTACGCGGGAGCCCTGCTCGTCGTGACCGGCGGTCTCACCTGGGCGACCGGCGAGGCGTTCGTCTTCCCCAGCCTCGGGCCGACGGCGTACCTCCTCGCGACGGTCCACACGGAGATTCAGACGGCCCGGCGAGTGATCGGTGGGCACCTCATCGGCATCGTCGCCGGATTGGTGGCGTACCACGCGCTCGCGAGCGGCGCCTCCATCGTCCCGGCGTCGCCCGCCTACTCCATCGAACAGCTCCGGCTGGTCGCGAGCGCCGTCCTCTCGGTCACCCTGACGACCGCCGGGATGCGAACGACCGGGACCGAACACGCCCCCGCCTGCGCGACGACGCTGATCGTCTCGCTCGGCCTCCTGTCCACGCTCGTGGAGGCGACCTTCGTCTTCGTATCGGTCTGTCTGCTCTACGCGGTCCACCTCGGTGGGAAACGCGCGCTGGGCGCCGTCGCGGGCTGA
- a CDS encoding ethylbenzene dehydrogenase-related protein encodes MSGSRRDRLRAILTGPARVADRLDDYPPAVAALGVAVTVGVLAVGLVVAAQAGIAMAFTGGAQPVAQVDSVPTSVDAAAWQDAPGRTVSLSEQNMAVPFGGGSVDEVEVKATTNDTHVGFRLTWEDPTRDLGLDRPENYSDAAAVMLRTGEQPPVTMGGTGTPVNIWYWRASWQYSNHTADGAGDMYSYPHPDNRTRPGTAAGNILSREDYEEYGQNYYARGFGSLSDAQRQNVYANGQRTADGWQVVFLRERTTDGQYDAAFNGSAPVYLAWGVWNGSADEVNGKKSISLQFTKLSADGSQLVAANQGPGDGGATETAGPNQTTSSGSGAGLLGGHAGSYLAMLVVATVLAWLYSYRKLGGDG; translated from the coding sequence ATGAGCGGCTCGCGTCGAGACCGGTTGCGGGCGATCCTGACCGGGCCCGCTCGCGTCGCCGACCGACTGGACGACTACCCACCTGCAGTCGCCGCGCTGGGCGTGGCGGTGACGGTCGGCGTGCTCGCGGTCGGACTCGTCGTCGCCGCACAGGCCGGGATCGCGATGGCGTTTACGGGCGGTGCCCAGCCCGTCGCGCAGGTCGACAGCGTCCCGACGAGCGTCGACGCGGCCGCCTGGCAGGACGCGCCGGGTCGGACGGTCTCGCTGAGCGAACAGAACATGGCCGTCCCCTTCGGCGGCGGGAGCGTCGACGAGGTCGAGGTGAAAGCGACGACCAACGACACCCACGTCGGCTTCCGGCTGACCTGGGAGGACCCGACCCGGGACCTCGGACTGGACCGCCCGGAGAACTACAGCGACGCCGCGGCGGTCATGCTCCGGACCGGCGAGCAACCGCCGGTGACGATGGGCGGCACCGGCACACCGGTGAACATCTGGTACTGGCGGGCCAGCTGGCAGTACTCCAACCACACCGCCGACGGGGCGGGGGACATGTACAGCTACCCGCACCCCGACAACCGCACCCGGCCGGGAACCGCCGCCGGCAACATCCTCTCCCGTGAGGATTACGAGGAGTACGGCCAGAACTACTACGCCCGCGGGTTCGGCTCGCTGAGCGACGCCCAGCGCCAGAACGTCTACGCGAACGGCCAGCGGACCGCCGACGGCTGGCAGGTGGTCTTCCTCCGCGAGCGGACCACCGACGGGCAGTACGACGCCGCGTTCAACGGCTCGGCGCCGGTCTATCTGGCGTGGGGGGTCTGGAACGGCAGCGCCGACGAGGTCAACGGGAAGAAGTCCATCTCGCTGCAGTTCACGAAGCTCTCGGCGGACGGGTCGCAACTCGTCGCCGCGAACCAGGGCCCCGGCGACGGGGGCGCGACGGAGACCGCGGGCCCCAACCAGACGACGAGCAGCGGCAGCGGTGCGGGGCTGCTCGGCGGCCACGCCGGGAGCTACCTGGCGATGCTGGTGGTCGCCACCGTGCTCGCGTGGCTCTACAGCTACCGGAAGCTCGGAGGTGACGGATGA
- a CDS encoding PadR family transcriptional regulator has protein sequence MTETEPTNTADVTYADLSAFQRDVLFVLRQLERSEEDSYGLAIKRRLEARYGEEVNHGRLYPNLDDLVELGLVERGEIDKRTNRYTLTDDGESLLRSHADTLDELLDRK, from the coding sequence ATGACTGAAACAGAACCGACGAACACGGCCGACGTAACGTACGCGGACCTGAGTGCGTTCCAGCGCGACGTGCTGTTCGTCCTGCGACAACTGGAGCGAAGCGAGGAGGACAGCTACGGACTGGCGATCAAACGCCGACTCGAAGCCAGATACGGCGAGGAGGTGAACCACGGTCGACTCTACCCGAACCTCGACGACCTCGTGGAACTGGGACTGGTCGAACGCGGAGAGATCGACAAGCGAACCAATCGGTACACGCTGACCGACGACGGCGAGTCGCTCCTGCGTTCGCACGCGGACACGCTCGACGAATTGCTCGATCGGAAGTAA